A genomic region of Chrysiogenia bacterium contains the following coding sequences:
- a CDS encoding prohibitin family protein, which produces MKQKLLTVMVAFFAMSATACTTIDSGEAGVLFRAFGGTEMDQVYGEGFHLVAPWNTMYVYNIKVRDAKETMDVVTSNGLTVGAEFSMRFRPLREELPLLHQKIGRLYYNEVLGPIFRSAARQVLGRYKPEEIYSTKREAVEQEAFELIEAGIAGKHLVVEGVFMRSFQLPDQLKQAINNKLTQEQRSQEMEFVLMREKQEAERKRIEAEGVRDFQTIVSQGISERLLKWKGIEATMKLAESNNSKIIVVGNTGDSMPVILSADK; this is translated from the coding sequence ATGAAACAAAAACTACTTACGGTGATGGTCGCGTTCTTTGCGATGTCGGCCACCGCCTGCACGACCATCGACTCGGGTGAGGCCGGCGTGCTCTTTCGCGCCTTCGGTGGCACGGAAATGGACCAGGTCTACGGTGAGGGATTTCACCTCGTCGCACCCTGGAACACGATGTACGTCTATAACATCAAGGTTCGCGACGCGAAGGAAACCATGGACGTGGTGACCTCCAACGGCCTGACCGTCGGTGCGGAGTTCTCCATGCGCTTTCGCCCGCTGCGCGAGGAATTGCCGCTGCTTCACCAGAAGATCGGCCGTCTCTATTACAACGAAGTGCTCGGCCCCATCTTTCGAAGCGCCGCGCGCCAGGTGCTCGGTCGGTACAAACCCGAAGAGATCTATTCCACCAAGCGCGAAGCGGTTGAGCAGGAAGCCTTCGAGCTCATCGAGGCAGGGATCGCCGGCAAGCACTTGGTCGTCGAAGGCGTGTTCATGCGCAGCTTTCAGCTTCCCGATCAGCTCAAGCAGGCCATCAACAACAAGCTCACCCAGGAACAGCGCTCGCAGGAAATGGAGTTCGTTCTCATGCGTGAGAAGCAGGAAGCCGAGCGAAAGCGCATCGAGGCCGAGGGCGTGCGCGACTTCCAGACCATCGTGAGCCAGGGCATCTCCGAGCGCCTGCTCAAATGGAAGGGAATCGAGGCGACCATGAAACTGGCCGAGTCGAACAACTCCAAGATCATCGTCGTGGGCAACACCGGCGATTCGATGCCGGTCATTCTGAGCGCGGATAAATAG